Genomic DNA from Lactuca sativa cultivar Salinas chromosome 8, Lsat_Salinas_v11, whole genome shotgun sequence:
GAATCTTAATGAATCTTAATACACAATAATCTCCATGGTGTGTTAACTTTACATCAAAGAAAGAATACAACTACCATAATGCATTAAAATAACATTGATCAAGGATGCAAATGTTATGTTCTAGGGATGAATCGAAATGCTAACAATAAAGTTATACACAATATTGTAACTAATGGAAAATACAAAGCCGACAATGGAATACCAATAACAACTaggatatataacacataacataacattatATACAAACGAGATCATTGTAAATATAgagatataaaaaaaacataaatgtgGAACAAAACAATACAATAAAGATACATATTTACAATGGTTATTATCTTTTTCTTTGACATGGATGGTGTATGTAGTTACAATTTTCTTGAGGTTTTGATCTTTGACCcatataaataaaaatgtttttgttaaccctttttaatatattttacctctttcttttatttattttaattatcttCAACTATATTGATTTGAAACTCCTCGCATTTtcatttttcaagtttttctactTAATTGGTTTTTAACCATATTTATTTGTAATTACATAACTTTTAACTTCTTCAACATAATTGAATGATTAAATACATTGATTTGCTTATATAAGAACATGTTCCTCCATTTTTTTTgttaatcatattttattttcattttgttttttgttaaatagagtatttgaaaatgaaaaagtAGATTGTAGTTTGATGTGTAAAAGAAAGATTTCGTTTTTTTTTCCCTTTCTTTTGTGTATAGAGTACTTGATTTGGAAGAAGTAGATTGTAGTTGTTTTATTTGTAAATGAAAGATTTCAATGATGAAATATGTTGGTGCCACATGGTATTTGGaattaaaattgtttatttaaaagAACTTTGGGTTGtttgatttgatgtttgatgcttggATGAAtttaaaaagatttgaaattaaaaTTCTATAAATTGCTTAGttgggtttgatttttttttaataaatacttaGGTATGAAAAAACTCTTTTCGTTGCATTATGTAAATCTCTTGCTCACGTAATTCTTTTTTGTTTAGTTCGTGTCATGTAATATGTTTTAATAtgattattattgtttttttttaatgttctacaatatttttatttcttgATTTAATAAAGTGTATTCATAAGTTATTTTGATAACATATTAACGAGAAATTAATTATTTTCCTATCTTTTGTTCCTATCAAACGTCATACTCATTTAAATGATGATATGTGTCATCATTTAAATGATGATATGTGTCATATTATTATACTAAAATATCATTACATTTCATTATTAAATTTCATTAAGTAAGTATTAAATGTTATACATGTCACTGGTTAATTGGATAAAGAGGATTTGTAGGAACAAAAAGtagaagaatatttaatttctctaattTAATTTGTAGTTTTTTTGTAAAAGAATTCTAGATAACTAATTaataaaagtataatataaattttttatttttataagagAAATAGATGGATGACTGTCTCATTCAAGATAAATAATTTTAAAACCTATTATAATTCAATCAAAATTAACATATACACTTTTAAAACCAATTATAAGTCGATCAAAATCTTAAAAAGAATGGAATTCAATATCATTGTAAATATTATTCGCCAAATACACTTAGTTTTCAAATGAAATTAGTTTTAAATCATTTCAAATGCAAATCTATTAACAAATTACAAATACCATGAAAATAATCACATAATCCAAAGTAATATGTAGATTTTCATCAATATATtgttataatttaatatatatatttctatTATAACTTCCGATAcacagtttttaatttttatctaAGTTTTGATTTTAGCTTTTATTGCTATATCATGTAAAATACGatgcatttattatttttttttattaaaatatgaatgtttttatatcaTCGTAAAGTAATTTTTTTTCCATATCTCCTATCTAAAAGAAAACAATGTTATGATCTTCAAAGTAACATTAATATACCACATCGTTTGTCAATTAAGATTAGACTTATCATATAAAATATTGTCgaactaaaaacaaaataaaactacTTTTTGTTCATTCTTATTGAGAAATATGTGTTTTTATAGATTTTTGACAACTATATAACCGGTCCTTTTCAACAAACAAAACTTGTTGGATTcaattataatttttatttatattatactTAAGGAGGTACAACTTTATACATTAAAAAACTTtctgaaaatatttaatttgatttCAACTATATTTATACTCCCAATATCCAAATTATTGACACCATTGTTGATTTACACTTTCAATTGCGACTATTTTAAATTTACCTGCTAAGACTCTTTGTTTGACTCGTCACACTATGACTCATCGTTTGACCTGTCACACTATGACTCGTTGTTTGACCCGTCATAGCATGACTCATCATTTGACCCGTCACACCTGTCCATTTGGTCACCTATACATACGAACCAATTGTTTGTCAATATATCATACTTCTTTACTCTAATCAAGAATGCTAAAACCAACGGATTTAGTTTTTCAAATCAATATATTTCTTATCTCTATTTTCTATGCATAAATACAACACAACATCCGTTTTATCACCTATTTTCTATGAATGAATTTCTCATATTAAAGAGAAAATAATATCATGGAAAGGGATTTATCCACAAGAAATGAATGTGTTTCACACTATTCATCTTTATCCATTTACAATGTAAAATTGTTCATTCTACCATATCCACACACATTAATTTATGAAGTTCATCAAAAATGAGGAGAACAAATCTTCGTATTTTCGAGAAAAGTAAACTTTACATGTATTAGTTCatataaggaataataacataaaaacactgaCAATTTAATCACCATACTTATCGTCCTTGTATTACAGAGATTGTCACGTCCACGTTGGTCTGTGTATGGGGTTGATACGAAGAAGAATTAGTATAAGAAGACGAAGTTAGTTTTCTTACTAAAAATGCCGGTTGTTTTGGCTCAGGAAGTGTAGCAATGTCGCTAGTGAGCATAGTTACTACATTGGACATCGTAGGACGATCATCAGGATCTTCTTGCACACATAAAAGGCCAATTAATAGACATTTTAGTACTTCATCGGAGTTGTAACTTTCTCTTAAAACTTGTTCCATTAGATCCAACGGATTTCCTTCCCTCCACAAATGCCAAGCCTGATCATATTACTCAAGATCAgatattttgtaaaaaaaaaaacgttaGAAAGACCGACGCTCATACACAATACAATTGTGTATGTAGGACGTGTTTGCGATATAGGGTGCATGCATGACCAAAAAGAAACTAGATTGGACTAGaaaaaattttataaaactattttggatgatgaagatgatgacattTGCATACTTTGCACTAATAAGGAATCAAGAGGAAGTCCATGTGCCATGTACCATGTACATTGTTCCATCATTCTTTTGATTAGGACAAACATTACGGTTTTTGTCATGTTGATGTCGGTCAAATTCAAAGTTACTGTCATTATTATTGTTACTGtctcaaaaaaatatatttgaattTTTTAATTTGTTAGCATAAGTATTGGTGTAGTTGATAGACAAATGAAGTTGGTGGGCTTTCTTTTCAAAAGCAAAGAAGATCAAAAAAAGCAAGTTGGTAGCCTTTCTTTTCAAAAGCAAAAGAAGATTAAATGAAGCATGGGTTTGATGAGATATTGTACTCACATAATTGAGAAGACTAATGGCTTGATCACATTGATAGTGTTTCTTTTTCCCACTGATAATCTCAAGAACAACTACTCCAAAACTATAAACATCAGATTTTATTGAAAATAATCCTTCTAAAGCATATTCCGGAGCCATATAACCACTGCATCAAGAACAAATAATAATTGTCAAATATTTTACCTAATGCCATAATTGTTAAATATGCATAAATTTTACGATAATTTTTTATATTCTCATAGATGTACATGATACTTACTAGGTTCCAATAACTCTTTTTGTATTAGATTCCACTTCTTTGCCATTGACGATCTTTGCCAATCCAAAATCTGATATTTTTGGATTTAAATCTTCATCTAATAAGATATTACTTGTCTTTAAATCTCTATGGATTATTCTCAACCTTGAATCTTGATGAAGATATATGAGTCCTCTACAAATCCCCATGATTATTTCAAACCTTTTTGGCCAATCAAGCAATGCACTTTGTGTCCCATCTTGCAAGTAGTTCattcaaaacataagcataaatgcaTGTCCTTatctttaattatttttttgaagTTAGAATACTATAATAAGTTTTTATTAGGAATTTCTTAATAAAAAAACAATCATTTTGATCATAGTGAGAAGGCAAAAGAGGATTACCAAATATGAAGGCATCTAGGCTTTTGTTAGGCATATACTCATATATGAGCATCTTCTCGTTTCCCTTCATGCAATATCCCAATAGTCTAACAAGATTTCGATGTTGAAGTTTTGCAATCAATGTAACCTCATTCTTGAACTCTTCTAAACCTTGTCCTGAATGGATTGATAGCCTCTTCACCGCAACTTCTAGTCCCCCAGGGAACTTACCCTAACATACGTTGTCACGATGATCATTTGGTAAGTGTAAAACATATGAATTGAGAATAATTGTACATAGTTAAAATGACTAACTAAATTAGttaatataaaacaccatttacatGTTTTCCTATTGTAAATTTTGTTTTCTTTAGGTAACTTTTCCTAACATAAATGTTGCACGATGAAAGTAAACAACACAAAAATGCTAAACTTTCAAAAAGAGtgattttcaataaaaaaaatacaagatTTCTTATAAAGCATACGTTCAGTTCAGTCTGTTTTATAAAACGAGTCTCGTAACTCCTAACATATTAAAATTTATATCGAGTTGAAGTTGGACCTCTTGACACCTGTTTCCCTTTTCTCATTTATTcataaatgagagaaaggaaatATATCCACGTCATACatgatttttctttaaaatattacTAAGTTATGTGGAGTGTTTAGAAACCGATTGTAGTCAATGTATGGAATTTGAATTATAATAAATGAAATAATGGAATTAAAGATACatgttttgatgttttttttaaagGGAATATGAACTCTCACCTTGTAAACGGGTCCAAAACCACCTTCCCCAAGCATATTTGCTTCTGAGAAGCCATCTGTGGAAGACGATATTTTTTCAAAGTCAAAGAAAGGTATACCAATGGTTGGCGAATCACTTTCATTGAATGGATCTAACATATCTTGAACTTGCCTCACACTTTCATTAAATTGATGGACAGATTCGCTTTCTTCCTTTcctaaaagaaaaacataaagaTAGACATATATGGACTTAGATGTTATATCTTCTTTTACTTTAAACCACACCCTTGGGATcacttttgattttgaaaaatctaacCAACTTTTTTTTATTCTTTCTAAATTTTGTCAAGAAAAATTATAAGATTCCCATGCCTTGAATTTGATCATATTCCTGAATCTTAATCCACATAGCTATTTAAATTACATGACATTACCACGAAAATGACCAAAATTGAAGACGTAGAGTAACAAAAGaccattttttttttcacataaaACACAAAATACCCATGAtagaatttgataaaattttgCAAATTGAGATCATATTTTGCGAAATAATGTTATTTTGcaaaaaagggaaaaaaaaaaaaaaaactttttgtgATAAGGATAATTCATAAAGCAATTTCGCAATTCCTAAAAGTTATATGGCCAAATTGGTAGTTATTTTGTCCTATATGAAAAGGTGCTCATAATTTTTCTTTTACTATCCATCTTTATTTTGGTGTTTATTACCATGTCAAAAATAATAATTGTACACTTGCTGATATTTATGAGTAATGAGAGAGTCAAATACAAATGAAATGCATTTAGACCTTTAGGATAATTCAAAGATCGTTTTGACAATAATAAGTTTCATTTGTAATATAGATATCAAATTAATACTATACATGCTTAGataaaaaacaataatttaaatttaGGATTGATGTTTAGGTACCTTGTGCTTTCCTGATATTCATCCTTCTCCTATAACAAATAAACGCTATGCAGCAAAAAAGTAGAATTCCAGGAATGGCAGTTGCAGAAAGGATAATGAATGCggaagatgttgactttgacctttttaCACTTTGATTAGGTTCTTGAGTTGTGGGGGGTTTTTTAATCGCTGAAACATATTGTATATGATCCATTTCAGTTCATGTAAAGAGCTTGCATATCATTTCTACACTCTACACTTTATCTTggaacttattattattattatttttagaatGGCAAggtgataaaaaaaataaaatatagaaaATGAAGAACATATTTAAAGAGCATTGTGTGAGCATATGTTACGCAACAAATATTGGGAACATCTAATATGTTTGTAAAATGTGTAGAAGTATATATAGAAAGAAAATATAAGAGTTTATAATTCGATTTtagttaaaacatttcaaaaatataTAACAAGATTAAAAGAGAGATATGCCAAGACTGGGAGGTAAGAGTGACTATTGTGTTTGAtaagaaatttgaaattaaaaataaaacagctctaataaattaataaactattttttaTTCGGGTACAACCTTCTTATTTAATTTGATAAAAAAACAACTATAATAAAAAAGGTTATAGctgttcaaaaaaataaaaaacgtgAAAAGGTTATAGCTTACATCCAATAGGTCAAATGCATACAATTTAGTGACAGATTGTTCGAATAATTCTATCTTAGGTTACAAGTTTTGATGCATTTATCTATAATTTAATAACAATAGTTTATATTCACTAGGTCAAATGAGTACAACCAcaaacaaataaattaaaaaagtgCCCAATGAATCCAGCGTTTCCAAAGTTAACAAAATATACCTAATCTATCAATCatcttataaaaaaaaattatttttttattgtaatAACATATCTATTTTTTGTAATAACTATATTTATTTTCACTCTTCAAGTCATTGAGTGTTAAGTCAAAACTAGAACGAAAATCAAAACGTTTGTGTTTGTTGTtataaagaaaaatgaaagaattAACACAAGATGATAATATGAAAGTATACTTACCTTTCGAAATAGGGTTTCTGATAAAAACTTCAACTCCAGTAACTCCATCACCAACTTGAACATCAACAAGATACGATCCAGAACTCCATATCCAGCACCCTTGTTTTCCTCCAGGAACTCCAACTCGAACCAATTCTGGATTCCCAACATCATTATACGAATAAGCTTGACAACAATCCAAACCCAAACACTTTTCTTTACATTCAGACGCACTTCTAGACTCCAAAAACGTCGCAAATGTTACATCGATCTTCATGATCTCCATGCCCAAGAAACTAGTGTCGTTCCCACTACATATAGTCGAAGTCCTTTTGCAGATTTGTTGCGATGAAGCTACATCATCCATAAGCTCAAAACCAGGTAAACAGTTACAGATCGAATCGTTTTCGATGTTTGTAGTGACGTTACAGCTTCTATTTGGTCCACAAACGTTGAATCTACTACAATAGTTCTTAGGTTCAGACCAATTTAATACCCATTTGCTGAATCTTGAATCCCAACTGTAGAATTGGATTTCACCGGATGAATTCATtaaaagtcttgaggaagttgacTTTTGAGTGGAGTTTGACAATAGTTCAAGTGCAGCCATTGCTATCTTGGTGAGGTTTTTGTTGGGTTCTAGACCGAATCCGCTCTTCCAATGAAGGCTTTTTCCGGTGAAAACTGTGTAATTGTTGTAGCCGAAGACTTGATCTTTTTGGAACACGAAACTTCCGGTTCCGGGATCGTTTGGAGTTTTCCATGATATAATTTTCATGGTTTTCTCCATATACATTCCTGGAAGGAAAGTATCGGTTGGGAACGCGAAACTGGACCAAAGATGTTTTCCAGATTCATCTTCCAGTATCGCGTTCCCTGTATCCGATAATTTCAGGGTCCGACGACCGGACCCTGAATGTAAGTTTGTGGTGAAATAGTTCGTAGAACTGTCTTTCACCACAAAATTACCATCGTCTTGGATGGTAACTATGGAGGAAGATGATGAAATCGGGGAGTCACGATTGGCGACCCATACAACCGTTTTGGGATCTAAGTAATACCATATCCCAACATACCTGTGGTTTGGTTGTAGCTCAAAGAAACCCATTTGAAAGATTTTTCCAGGGGAAATGAGTGTTTCATGTTTTGCATCCCGGATAACTTCGTTTTTCAGCAAGATTTCTTTAGCCTCATGAGAGGATAAGAACACGACTGCAgtgaagaagaaaaggaagagtTTGATGGGGGTAGTCGTCATATCAATATATGGGAGATTATCGAGAATGAATGTAGATTTTGGTTGTGTTGTTTCATGTTCTAGTGATATGAGGAATACTAAACGCTACTATCATTGATATGTGATAGAAAAAGATAGACAATGACAAAAAACATAGAATATAAATAAAGAcacgtttaatttaataatttatttataatgTTATTTTATTGAAGGTAATGAAAAAATAATGTAAAAgaatataataatgttttttctgAAAACATGTACGAAATAGAAAAACTAAGAAAACTATTTGGTACAGAGAATCACGTGCATGGCACATTACAGAAGCATATGGTTGGAGACAATGCTttacagaatatatatatatatatatatatatatatatatatatatatatatatatatatatatatatatatatatatattcaaattcatttgagaccattctaattttatgAGAACCGTGAGattaaatctaaaaataattttaaagtgcaaaataaatggaaaaatccaaaaattttttaaaatattattttcggaacttgagttaactaaaaaaataaaaaaaaatcccgtttttgttttgaaaaatacgtgaaatatttaatagaatattacactgacatattctaaaaaattattttaaaatgcaaaataaatgaaaaaatctaaaaattcttttttgttaaatattattttcgaaacttgaattaactaaaaaaataaaaaaaatctcattttttttgaaaaatacgtgaaatattctaatagaatattgcattgtacatattctaaaaaataaccttaaaatgcaaaataaatggaaaaattcaaaatttttttttaaatattattttcggaacttgaattaaccaaaaaaaaaaaataaaaaataaaaatataaaaaataaaaaattatgtatcatggtctcacaaaattagaccgtctcacataaacctaaccctatatatatatatatatatatatatatatatatatatatatatatatatatatatatatatatatatatatatatatatatatatatataaactaaagttAAAATGAGAAATAgtttttctctaaataaaaagaaCTATTTTGACCTTTAGATTGGATTAATCAAtgactaatataattaaaaaattaatcaagaaaagaaaacaaaaataaaattagtAATATTCACGTAGGGGTATTATAATAAAACTATATCCTTATTAATGGAAATCGCATCATTGAACCATCATTATCCTAAAAATCTCGCAGAATACATTTGAAGAAACATGCAAAGCAGAAGAAAAAGTTCAAGGTTGAAGACAAAGatgtacaattttttttttcaaacaagaACACATCATCAGAACCAAGATTTTGTAAATCCGCCCAAAGACCAAGGTAAGTTAACTACAATTATCTTGTATGCACAAATAATTTCAAAAAAATGTGTAGTTTATTAATTCATGTTTAAGGAATGATGATTATACTTTTTGAATACGTATCTGTAAATCAACATAATTTCTTTTctgaataatatatttgaaagtttatggtaatatatatatatatatatatatatatatatatatatatatatatatatatatatatatatatatatatatatatatatatatatatatatatatatatatactaattacAGTGTTCATTGTTGATGAATAAAAAAAGAGGAAACAAATATATgaaactaggcgaatgcccgcgcgttgcgcagaaacacctatatagttgaagtctttacaaatatatgtttttttttaaatataacgataacgatgttgttaaatttgatataataacttgtatactaaattgatataatatattgattattttgaattatatgataatatatacatctatcataacttcagaatctcaatcgtttgaatgatttCCACCCGCGAGttatacatgaataaaattaaatataatatattgtttaatattaattataattgttgttgttgttaattaattttttaaaatttatttgcttaatgttttaatctatcattattatttaaaatatcaaacattacttttgattttaaaggtaacaatataatcatttctatagagttatttttaactattgttattataatttaggaaatattttacttaaattgatattataatttagtttttgcattcatCACTaccatttatcacttttaactctttacaaaatattctttggtttttgtaATTGgcactgaaatttatatttaaattcacATTGGAATATGCAGAAACACAAATgttgttgaagtctttacaaatatatattttaaatataacagtaacgtcgttgttaaatttgatataataattcgtatataaattgatataatatattgattattttcaattatatatatatatatatatatatatatatatacatatatatatatatatatatatatatatatatatatatatatatatatatatatatatatataactttatgatctcaatcgtttgaatgacttctacccgtgggttacacatgaataaaattaaatataatatatggtttaatgttatttatagttgttgttattgttaattaattttttaaaatttatttgcttaatgttttaatttctaattataattatttaaaacatcaaacattgttttttgattttaaaggtaacaatataatcatttatatagagatatttataactattgttattgtaagttattttaagctacttatttgaaaacttttaatgattataaaaatatctttaggaaatattttagttaaattgatattagaatttagtttttgcatttatcactacaatttatcacttttaactatttacaaaatattctttggtttttgaagtggaactgaaatttatatttaagttgacactgtaatggtatatttaaattaacaatttaagtattttgtcaaaactgttcaaaagttgtagctttaaactgataatgttttacatacaatgacattttaaatctaataaattaagtatattgtgttaaaagttaaagacataagtttataagtagaagtacgaatattattttaaaacataaatttagTTTATTAATGATAAAACTTTAggattgatatttatttaaccttattaatcaacttataatcattattagaaagacactataatttatcacttttaagtatgtacaaaatattctttgggttgtttaagttaaactaaaactgATATTTAAGTTGATTcactaatgttatatttaaattaataatttatttttatacaaattgtttcaaaagtgtatctttaaaatgataatggtttacattcaacaatatattaaaactaataaattaaagataatatgttaaaagttaaaaacataactttataagtagaagtaaatatattattttaatattaaaatttagtttatatatgattagacTTTAggcttgatatttatttaacctaattaaccaaattataattattattagaaagaaattgaaaagtcatgcgagtttcaaatgaatgtggtgaaagaaaaaatatatgtagatttcaaatgaatgtggtgcttggaaaatgcttcttttataagtatatattgataatgataatgatttcTCATGATGAGGATGAAGCAAAAAAAGACCGGTAAAGCGGCCAATAGAGAGG
This window encodes:
- the LOC111884884 gene encoding G-type lectin S-receptor-like serine/threonine-protein kinase At1g11410 isoform X2, which translates into the protein MTTTPIKLFLFFFTAVVFLSSHEAKEILLKNEVIRDAKHETLISPGKIFQMGFFELQPNHRYVGIWYYLDPKTVVWVANRDSPISSSSSIVTIQDDGNFVVKDSSTNYFTTNLHSGSGRRTLKLSDTGNAILEDESGKHLWSSFAFPTDTFLPGMYMEKTMKIISWKTPNDPGTGSFVFQKDQVFGYNNYTVFTGKSLHWKSGFGLEPNKNLTKIAMAALELLSNSTQKSTSSRLLMNSSGEIQFYSWDSRFSKWVLNWSEPKNYCSRFNVCGPNRSCNVTTNIENDSICNCLPGFELMDDVASSQQICKRTSTICSGNDTSFLGMEIMKIDVTFATFLESRSASECKEKCLGLDCCQAYSYNDVGNPELVRVGVPGGKQGCWIWSSGSYLVDVQVGDGVTGVEVFIRNPISKAIKKPPTTQEPNQSVKRSKSTSSAFIILSATAIPGILLFCCIAFICYRRRMNIRKAQDGFSEANMLGEGGFGPVYKGKFPGGLEVAVKRLSIHSGQGLEEFKNEVTLIAKLQHRNLVRLLGYCMKGNEKMLIYEYMPNKSLDAFIFDGTQSALLDWPKRFEIIMGICRGLIYLHQDSRLRIIHRDLKTSNILLDEDLNPKISDFGLAKIVNGKEVESNTKRVIGTYGYMAPEYALEGLFSIKSDVYSFGVVVLEIISGKKKHYQCDQAISLLNYAWHLWREGNPLDLMEQVLRESYNSDEVLKCLLIGLLCVQEDPDDRPTMSNVVTMLTSDIATLPEPKQPAFLVTKWTGVTGQMMSHAMTGQTTSHSVTGQTMSHSVTSQTKSLSR
- the LOC111884884 gene encoding G-type lectin S-receptor-like serine/threonine-protein kinase At4g03230 isoform X1, with the protein product MTTTPIKLFLFFFTAVVFLSSHEAKEILLKNEVIRDAKHETLISPGKIFQMGFFELQPNHRYVGIWYYLDPKTVVWVANRDSPISSSSSIVTIQDDGNFVVKDSSTNYFTTNLHSGSGRRTLKLSDTGNAILEDESGKHLWSSFAFPTDTFLPGMYMEKTMKIISWKTPNDPGTGSFVFQKDQVFGYNNYTVFTGKSLHWKSGFGLEPNKNLTKIAMAALELLSNSTQKSTSSRLLMNSSGEIQFYSWDSRFSKWVLNWSEPKNYCSRFNVCGPNRSCNVTTNIENDSICNCLPGFELMDDVASSQQICKRTSTICSGNDTSFLGMEIMKIDVTFATFLESRSASECKEKCLGLDCCQAYSYNDVGNPELVRVGVPGGKQGCWIWSSGSYLVDVQVGDGVTGVEVFIRNPISKAIKKPPTTQEPNQSVKRSKSTSSAFIILSATAIPGILLFCCIAFICYRRRMNIRKAQGKEESESVHQFNESVRQVQDMLDPFNESDSPTIGIPFFDFEKISSSTDGFSEANMLGEGGFGPVYKGKFPGGLEVAVKRLSIHSGQGLEEFKNEVTLIAKLQHRNLVRLLGYCMKGNEKMLIYEYMPNKSLDAFIFDGTQSALLDWPKRFEIIMGICRGLIYLHQDSRLRIIHRDLKTSNILLDEDLNPKISDFGLAKIVNGKEVESNTKRVIGTYGYMAPEYALEGLFSIKSDVYSFGVVVLEIISGKKKHYQCDQAISLLNYAWHLWREGNPLDLMEQVLRESYNSDEVLKCLLIGLLCVQEDPDDRPTMSNVVTMLTSDIATLPEPKQPAFLVTKWTGVTGQMMSHAMTGQTTSHSVTGQTMSHSVTSQTKSLSR